The nucleotide window CCTGTACGTGCCCGCCGAACTCGTGCAGGGCATGAGCTTCGCCGACTCCTACGCGTTCCTCGACGACTGGGTGCTGCAGGGCCTCCGTACCCTCGGCATCGACGCCACGTACCAGCCCCTCAACGACATCGCGAGCCCCCTCGGCAAGATCGGCGGCGCCGCGCAGAAGCGGCTCGGCAACGGCGGCGTGCTCCACCACGTCACCATGTCGTACGACATCGACAACGCCAAACTCCTCGAGGTCCTGCGCATCGGCCGCGAGAAGCTCAGCGACAAGGGCATCGCCTCGGCCGACAAGCGGGTGGATCCGCTCCGCTCGCAAACCGGTCTCAGCCGCGCGGCCATCATCGAAAGCCTCAAGCAGACCTTCACCACCCTCTACGGAGCGACCCCCGGCCACGTCACGGACGACGAACTCGCCGAGGCCGAAGCGCTCGTCGCCTCGAAGTTCTCCACCCCGGAGTGGCTGAACCGGGTGCCCTGACGGCGGATCGGCCGTGACGGCGCGCCCCGGCATCCACACCCGGCACGAGGCGTTCGGTCGGCTCGGCTAGACTCGCCCGCGTGAATGGCTGGATCGTGTCGGCGATCATCGCGGGAGCGGTGGTGCTGGGCGCGGTCGCCATCCGGCTCGGCTGGATCGACCTCCGCGACAAACGGCGCGGAGGGGGAGGCGCCGGCGTCTTCGGCATCGGCGACGAAGTCTTCGCGCCCCGCAAGTACGAGGCGCAGGTCGAACTCGACCGGCAGTCGATGCTGCCCGCCCCCGCCCCGCTGCCCGGCGACGGCGACAAGGGCATCGCGTTCATCGACGACGAGGACGAACTCGCGGCGCCTCCGCGCAAACGCGGCGAGCGCACCGCGCCCCGCTACCGCGGTTCCATCCGCCTCGACCTGTAGGCGACGCGGCGTGCCGCGGCGGCGGCGCCCTGGCAGGATTGACGCATGCCCGCCGAATCCGGCCGCATCATCCATGCGGACTCCCTCGAGGCGCTGCGCGCGCTCGGCGCCGGGTCGGTCACCGTCGCCTACCTGCATCCGCCCGCGAACCCGCGACGCGACGCCCCGCTCGCCGCGCCCGCACGCGGGGCGACGGATGCCGTGTCGCGCCTGCGCGGCGGCACCGCCGACGAGGTGCGCGCCGCCCTCGCCCGCTACGACGACCGCTTCGACGACTACTGGGGCTTCCTCGAACCCCGCATCGCCGAAGTGTGGCGCCTGCTCGCCGCCGACGGAACCCTCTACCTCCGCCTCGACGCGCGCGAAGCGCACTACGCGAAGGTCATGCTCGATGCGCTCGTGGGCCGCGACGGCTTCATGAACGAGATCGTCTGGGTCACCGGTTTCGGCGAGCCCGCGACCGCCGCCTGGCCGCGCCGTCACGACACGATCCTCGTCTACGCGCGCGACCCGAAACGCGTCTGGTTCGACGCGTCGGCCGTCGATCGTGAGCCCTACATGGCTCCGGGGCTGGTCACGCCCGAAAAAGCTGCGCTCGGAAAGCTGCCTACCGATGTCTGGTGGCACACGATCGTCGGCGGCGACCGCGGGCAGGCCGCCGGCTCGGCCCGGGGTGCGGATGCTTCGGGTACGGATGCCGCGCGCGGTGCGACCGCGGAGTCGGCCGCGGGCGCGAGTGTCGCCGGTGCCGACGGCGCGAGTGCCGCCGCTCCCGACCCGGGTGCGGATGCCGCGGGCGGAGCTCCGGCCGCGCACGGCGACCGCACACCCGAGGGGGTCGTGCGCCGCATCCTGCAGGCGTCCAGCCGCGAAGGCGATCTCGTGCTCGATCCGTTCGCCGGCTCCGGAACGACCGGGGTCGTCGCCGCGACCCTCGGCCGCCGCTTCGTGCTGATCGAGGACGACGACGCATCGGTCGCCGTCATGCGCGCACGCTTCGCCGAGCTCGCCGGCGTCGAGTTCGACGACGGGCCGGGGCGCGCTCCGGCATCCACCCCCGACCCGGTCGTATCCACCACAGCCGTACCCGCCCCCGAGGAGCCCACCGTATGAAGTTCCGCATCTTCACCGAACCGCAGCAGGGCGCGAGCTATGCGCAGCAGCTCGCGATGGCGCGGCGCGCCGAGGCGCTCGGGTTCGACGCGTTCTTCCGCAGCGATCACCTGCTCGCGATGGGCGGCGACGGGATGCCGGGGCCGAGCGATTCCTGGGTCACGCTCGGCGCGATCGCGCGCGAGACCGAGACGATCCGGCTGGGCACGCTCGTCACGAGTGCGACGTTCCGGCACCCGGGCCTGCTCGCGGTGCAGGTCGCGCAGGTCGACGAGATGAGCGGCGGCCGCGTCGAGTTCGGCCTCGGCACGGGCTGGTTCGAGGCCGAGCACCGCGCGTACGGCATCCCGTTCCCGCCCAAGCGGTTCGGGATGCTCGAGGAGCAGCTTGCGGTCGTCACCGGGTTGTGGGGCACGCCGGCCGGCGAGCGGTTCTCGTTCGCCGGCGAGCACTACCTGCTCGAGGACTCGCCGGCGCTGCCGAAGCCCGTGCAGCAGCCGATCCCGCTGATCGTCGGCGGTGCGGGCAAGCAGCGCACGCCGGCGCTCGCGGCCCGGTTCGCGAGCGAGTTCAACGTGCCGTTCCGCTCCGACGCCGAGATCGCCGAGCTCTTCGGGCTCGTCCGGCAGGCCGCAGTGGATGCCGGACGCGACCCCGCATCCCTCGCCTACACGGCCGCGCTGACGACCACCGTCGGCGCGAGCGAGGCCGAGTACGCCCGCCGCGCCGACCGCATCGGCCGCGACGCCGCGGAACTCCGCCGTACCGGCATCGGCGGCACCCCCGCCGAGGCCGTCGACCGCATCGGCGGCCTCGCCGACATCGGGGTCGAGACCGTCTACCTGCAGGTGCTCGACTTCGACGACCTCGAATTGCTCGACCTGATCGCCGCCGAGGTCGTGCCGGCGTTCCGGTAGCCGCGCGCGGCTCCCGCCCCCGCCGCTCGCTCCCGCCTCGCGTGCTGGCTCGCTCCTGCTCCTCGTGCGCTGGCTCGCTCCCGTTCCTCGCGCGCTGGCTCGCTCCTGTTCCTCGTGCGCTGGCTCGCTCCTGCTCCTCGCGCGCCCGGCTCCTTGCTCCCTCCTCGCGCTCTCTCCTCACGTTCGTCGCCCCGCCGACTGCTGAGCCACCTGTCCTCTGCGCAATGCAGGAGTGCGCACGGCGTGTCGCGCTGCTCATGCGGCGGAACGCCCCGCGACACGCGCGCGGTCCTGCATTGCGCAGGGGGAGGGTGAGCTCTGCGCCGCAGCCACGTGGTTCGCGCCCCGGCATCCACTCGGCGCAGCGGGCTGGCCCCGGGCATCCACGCCACCCCGTTCATCGCTCCGCAGACCTCCGACCCGCGTCCTCCTCTGCGCAATGCAGGAGTGCGCACGGCGTGTCGCGCTGCTCATGCGGCAGAACGCCCCGCGACACGCGCGCGGTCCTGCATTGCGCAGGGGGAGGGTGA belongs to Agromyces archimandritae and includes:
- a CDS encoding DNA-methyltransferase; its protein translation is MPAESGRIIHADSLEALRALGAGSVTVAYLHPPANPRRDAPLAAPARGATDAVSRLRGGTADEVRAALARYDDRFDDYWGFLEPRIAEVWRLLAADGTLYLRLDAREAHYAKVMLDALVGRDGFMNEIVWVTGFGEPATAAWPRRHDTILVYARDPKRVWFDASAVDREPYMAPGLVTPEKAALGKLPTDVWWHTIVGGDRGQAAGSARGADASGTDAARGATAESAAGASVAGADGASAAAPDPGADAAGGAPAAHGDRTPEGVVRRILQASSREGDLVLDPFAGSGTTGVVAATLGRRFVLIEDDDASVAVMRARFAELAGVEFDDGPGRAPASTPDPVVSTTAVPAPEEPTV
- a CDS encoding LLM class F420-dependent oxidoreductase; amino-acid sequence: MKFRIFTEPQQGASYAQQLAMARRAEALGFDAFFRSDHLLAMGGDGMPGPSDSWVTLGAIARETETIRLGTLVTSATFRHPGLLAVQVAQVDEMSGGRVEFGLGTGWFEAEHRAYGIPFPPKRFGMLEEQLAVVTGLWGTPAGERFSFAGEHYLLEDSPALPKPVQQPIPLIVGGAGKQRTPALAARFASEFNVPFRSDAEIAELFGLVRQAAVDAGRDPASLAYTAALTTTVGASEAEYARRADRIGRDAAELRRTGIGGTPAEAVDRIGGLADIGVETVYLQVLDFDDLELLDLIAAEVVPAFR